A window of the Sphingobium sp. CAP-1 genome harbors these coding sequences:
- a CDS encoding penicillin acylase family protein produces MTSLFCHSRPMLIAATALAGVSGHAAPRPVAQDGIRIARDHYGVPHIHARSRPALYYGLGYAIGQDRLFQMEMMRRSVWGEVAEILGPSFVDFDRETRQRGYSRAEVSARLAALKPSERVLFAAYADGLNAWIAKGRLPNRFAELGFTPKPWTAEDLAQIFIGNVAVRFTDKTQELDNAAMLEQLTAQFGAVRGRAIFDDLVPLDEDPAAVTSLAAGDWTGKSLRALSVVGQPRGAANGPGVVAAAEGVGKADAMLGAKMASLALNDHGGSNVWVVGKDKSATGYPLLMGGPQMGFTMPGFLYEAGLHGGGMDVVGATPIGFIPIFFGHNGNSAWSSTVGRGDAVDTFVERLDPADPTRYFHKGRWRAMAARTETIRVRGAAPVTATFYRTVHGPVLKVDVDNHRAYTRARAWEGHELDTEMAWFDSTLAQDFGQFHKAALRSAISINWWYADRQGNIGMVYPGRFPIRSGDQDPRLPSDGTGGRDWSGFLSSSRQPYRLNPSRGFFTNWNQQPVKGWYFPDTGWSSVERARLLQDFMQAHDKVSVADMEELNHVASTMSQTAGFFLPGLIAAIEQKAPEDRQLRQARDLLAGWDRRRIDADGDGRYDSPALVIYDAWLTAMTDRVFGPDIVGQPLSKALRYRRSDTYDIGRGPKLLARILAGTAASLPVRADYLAGQDAASVQVDVLRKVLAQLGADRGGDMARWSDPILFTRFATANAHNVPQGVREPEIVPLAERGTQNHLVELRPTGAVGRNVVAPGQAEEAGDHVRDQVGLFRDFQYKPMRFLPQEISQDTEKTEVLVDPYRP; encoded by the coding sequence ATGACATCCCTGTTCTGTCATTCCCGTCCCATGCTGATCGCCGCCACGGCGCTGGCCGGCGTATCGGGCCATGCCGCCCCCCGGCCGGTGGCGCAGGACGGCATTCGCATCGCGCGGGACCATTATGGCGTGCCGCATATCCATGCGCGCAGCCGGCCGGCCCTCTATTATGGGCTGGGCTATGCGATCGGTCAGGACCGGCTGTTCCAGATGGAGATGATGCGCCGGTCGGTGTGGGGCGAAGTCGCCGAGATATTGGGTCCGTCCTTTGTTGATTTCGACCGCGAGACACGCCAGCGCGGCTATAGCCGGGCGGAGGTTTCCGCGCGGCTGGCGGCGTTGAAGCCGTCGGAAAGGGTGTTGTTCGCGGCCTATGCCGACGGCCTTAACGCCTGGATCGCCAAGGGGCGGCTGCCGAACCGCTTTGCCGAACTGGGCTTCACACCCAAGCCCTGGACAGCGGAGGATCTGGCGCAGATCTTCATCGGCAATGTCGCCGTCCGCTTCACGGACAAGACGCAGGAACTCGACAATGCGGCGATGCTGGAGCAACTGACCGCGCAGTTCGGCGCGGTGCGGGGGCGGGCGATCTTCGACGATCTGGTGCCGCTGGACGAAGATCCCGCCGCCGTCACGTCGCTGGCGGCGGGCGACTGGACCGGCAAGAGCCTGCGCGCCCTGTCGGTCGTGGGCCAGCCCCGTGGCGCGGCGAACGGGCCGGGCGTCGTCGCGGCGGCAGAAGGGGTGGGTAAGGCCGACGCCATGCTGGGCGCGAAGATGGCGTCGCTGGCGCTCAACGATCATGGCGGCAGCAATGTGTGGGTCGTGGGCAAGGACAAGTCGGCCACCGGCTATCCGCTGCTGATGGGCGGGCCGCAAATGGGCTTCACCATGCCCGGTTTCCTGTATGAAGCCGGGCTGCACGGTGGCGGCATGGATGTGGTCGGTGCGACGCCGATCGGTTTCATCCCGATCTTCTTCGGTCATAATGGCAATAGCGCCTGGTCCAGCACGGTGGGCCGGGGCGATGCCGTCGACACCTTTGTCGAGCGCCTTGATCCCGCCGATCCGACCCGTTATTTCCACAAGGGCCGGTGGCGGGCGATGGCGGCGCGAACCGAAACGATCCGGGTCAGGGGCGCCGCGCCCGTCACCGCCACCTTCTATCGCACTGTCCATGGGCCGGTGCTGAAGGTCGATGTGGACAATCATCGGGCCTATACCCGCGCCCGTGCCTGGGAAGGGCATGAGCTGGACACGGAAATGGCCTGGTTCGATTCGACGCTGGCCCAGGATTTCGGCCAGTTCCACAAGGCGGCGCTGCGTTCGGCGATCAGCATCAACTGGTGGTATGCCGACCGGCAGGGCAATATCGGCATGGTCTATCCGGGCCGTTTTCCGATCCGCAGCGGCGATCAGGATCCCCGGCTGCCGTCCGATGGCACGGGCGGGCGTGACTGGAGCGGCTTCCTGTCCTCTTCGCGGCAGCCTTACCGGCTGAATCCGTCGCGCGGCTTCTTCACCAACTGGAACCAGCAGCCGGTCAAGGGCTGGTATTTCCCCGATACCGGCTGGAGTTCGGTCGAGCGGGCCAGACTGTTGCAGGATTTCATGCAGGCGCATGACAAGGTGTCGGTGGCCGACATGGAAGAACTGAACCATGTGGCCAGCACGATGAGCCAGACGGCAGGCTTCTTCCTGCCCGGCCTGATCGCCGCGATCGAGCAGAAAGCGCCGGAAGATCGGCAATTGCGGCAGGCGCGTGATTTGCTGGCGGGATGGGACCGTCGCCGGATCGATGCTGATGGCGACGGTCGCTATGACAGTCCGGCGCTCGTCATCTACGACGCGTGGCTGACGGCGATGACGGATCGGGTCTTTGGTCCCGACATTGTGGGCCAGCCATTGTCGAAGGCGCTCCGCTACAGGCGCAGCGACACCTATGATATCGGGCGCGGTCCCAAATTGCTGGCGCGCATATTGGCCGGGACGGCGGCGTCGTTGCCGGTCAGGGCGGACTATCTGGCCGGGCAGGATGCTGCGTCGGTGCAGGTCGATGTGCTGCGCAAGGTTCTGGCGCAACTGGGCGCCGATCGTGGCGGCGACATGGCCCGTTGGTCCGACCCGATCCTGTTCACACGGTTCGCCACGGCCAATGCCCATAATGTGCCGCAGGGCGTGCGCGAGCCGGAGATCGTCCCGCTGGCTGAACGCGGCACGCAGAATCACCTTGTGGAACTGCGCCCGACCGGCGCAGTGGGTCGCAATGTCGTGGCGCCGGGGCAGGCGGAAGAAGCGGGCGACCATGTCCGCGATCAGGTCGGCCTGTTCCGGGATTTCCAGTATAAGCCGATGCGCTTTCTGCCACAGGAAAT